A portion of the Cyanobacteriota bacterium genome contains these proteins:
- a CDS encoding flagellar protein FlgN produces the protein MKHLLDILDKETEVYTNYLDLATQKKTALIENDIDALELITDQEKGLSTKVLALEAARVEFLREQGFPASIQLSELVPQLDKADQKELTAKAASLKEVLTQCKKFTENNMALMKQSSNYINHMIKIFTSSLNGSKPATYSGKGTNKFEAGKIADIQG, from the coding sequence ATGAAGCATTTATTAGATATTTTAGATAAAGAGACTGAGGTTTATACAAACTACTTGGATCTTGCTACTCAAAAAAAGACAGCGTTGATTGAAAATGATATCGATGCACTTGAGTTAATTACTGATCAGGAAAAAGGTTTGTCAACAAAGGTACTTGCTCTTGAAGCAGCTCGTGTTGAATTCTTACGTGAGCAAGGTTTCCCAGCATCTATTCAATTGAGTGAATTAGTTCCTCAATTGGACAAAGCAGACCAAAAAGAGCTTACTGCCAAAGCTGCTAGTCTTAAAGAAGTTCTTACTCAGTGTAAAAAATTTACTGAGAACAATATGGCGCTTATGAAGCAGTCATCTAATTATATAAATCATATGATTAAAATCTTTACATCATCACTCAATGGTTCTAAGCCGGCGACGTATTCAGGAAAGGGGACCAATAAGTTTGAGGCGGGGAAAATTGCAGATATTCAAGGATAG
- the tsaB gene encoding tRNA (adenosine(37)-N6)-threonylcarbamoyltransferase complex dimerization subunit type 1 TsaB produces the protein MLVLALDSSRKQQSIALFNTETNKFLFSLSAQNKSSQLMPALVQAFEGAGIKPQELELLACSVGPGSFTGIRTALTIVKTMAAQLDLPIITVNNFDLLRHKFKLSPQDPVLMHAGKNDYFLSLDNDYNNPETNLFSFETLGYDLLDLAETSTAELIIDYIQTHPELQSIKYTELQPYYLREPSVNQKTSTGLPR, from the coding sequence ATGTTAGTCCTAGCCCTAGATTCAAGTCGCAAACAGCAATCAATTGCTTTATTTAATACTGAAACTAATAAATTTCTATTTAGTCTTAGTGCCCAAAACAAATCATCACAATTGATGCCTGCTTTGGTTCAAGCCTTTGAGGGAGCCGGTATCAAGCCCCAAGAACTGGAGCTTCTTGCTTGCTCAGTGGGACCTGGTTCATTTACTGGGATTCGCACGGCTCTCACTATTGTCAAAACTATGGCTGCACAATTGGATCTGCCAATTATAACTGTCAACAATTTCGATTTACTGCGTCATAAATTCAAGTTGAGCCCCCAAGATCCAGTCTTGATGCATGCTGGCAAGAATGATTATTTTTTGTCTTTAGATAATGATTATAATAATCCAGAGACAAATTTGTTTTCATTTGAGACCTTGGGCTATGATTTGCTAGATTTGGCCGAGACTAGCACAGCTGAGTTGATAATTGACTACATACAGACTCATCCAGAACTCCAGTCAATTAAATATACAGAACTCCAGCCTTATTATTTGCGTGAGCCTAGTGTTAATCAAAAAACTTCTACTGGATTGCCACGTTAG